The DNA sequence GGATGAGACGAAGGAGGAGTATAGGGATATGCATGGAGATTTTTATGATATTGCACGACTTATTGAAGGAGATAGTGATAAAATTCGAGCATTTAGACAAATTATGGCTGAAGGGAGAAAAGAAGTACTTGGTGAGGGAAATGTGTTGTCAATTAGTGAAAAGAGATTAATGATTGAGAATTTTTATGGATCACATGTCCCTAGTCAAATAGATGTTCATCCGCCAGATGTCGTCAAAACCAAAGGTTGTGGTCGACGTCTTTCTCGGCTTGAGAAGGAAATGAGAGAGATGTCCAAGCCTGGTCGGAAATGTGGAAAATGCGGCGAGGTTGGTCGgcatgattcaagaaattgtgATAAGATACATGAGGAGAATAACAAGAAAAAGAGGAGAAACCAATGTTAAAGCTggttgttttattacttcattcggaTATTTCTGTTCTTCATTGTGTTACTTCTGTACTTCAGTCTTGTAGTTTCTTACTTCATTTAcgttttgaatttgaatttgttaaaaCTTTTTGCGAGCTCAAAGAGAATAGACTGAAGTGTTGTTATAATggcttattttttctttattataatgTTTTTCTCAGTCttactttgaaatattttccatttgtcattcacttatcaataatcaatagaTCTAAAAAATGAACTAAGATCTCTGAAATGAACTAAATATGGTACCCAATGCAACATTACATGCTAATATTGAACGACATATAAAGAGGAAAATACGATGTTGAGGCTAAATATCTGGATTTGGATAATTTACTTCAGTTGGATAATTATGTTCTTCATTCACTTACTTCTGTACTTCAACCATGTTGTTTCttacttcatttacattttgaatttgaatttgtttaaactTTTTACAAGCTTAAAGAGAATAAACAAGATATATTGTAGGAATATATTATTAATCTTACtttatatgaaatattttccatttgtcaaTAGATTATTGAAATGAACTAAGATTTCTGAAATGAACTAAATCTGTTAACCAATGCAGTAATATAGCCTAATAATGAATAATATTAAAACGCGTGGTACTTTATTCAATGCTCATAACAAATGTATGTCGAATACAAAATTTGATCTGCTAAAATGATCATTTGCTCTTTAAATATGCCGCAATCATTTTCTCAACATCAATTTCAATGTGTTTGCTTTCCTCTTCATAATACGCTGCTGTAACAATTTTGTTGTTGAAGCTTTCATGGCTGTTTTCGGCTAACATCAGCGCCGAACAATATTTAGCCCTCAAGCTCTGAAGGACACCCGAACTTGATTTCTTCAAGCCACAATTCCAGCAACCTTCTCGCTCACCCTTGTACGTTTCCATATGCCGCATTAGAAATACTCCACAATCTTCAACGTTATCAACTGTTCTCCATGGCATTTTCAATCTCTGCATTTTGGAGTTAGACACTATCTTACAATATGCGTGGAGACCATTCTTGGTGAGGAAGTGACAAAAGTATGATCTCTgcatgtacaaaacaaatacatGTCATTTATAGTTGTGTGCATTCATATGTATGTGttataaaattcaaacataagaGAAGAATACGAACCAATGTTTCTGGAATGTGACCATAATTTATTATGAGGTCATTGTCACCATAATTTATTATGAGGTCATTGTCatccccgtttgcagaattgtCTATTACAGCAATAGCATTTCTCTTGAAGCAAAAACAAACAGCATAATAATGCTGATTTGCACATATGGGGAACAACACCTATTGAATGAATTAAAAGGCAACATGAAGAAAGTAATAAAGTAtacaaatgaagtaataaagtatACAAATGAAGTACTATGAACAATCTGAAAATTGAAGTAACAGGCAACATGATTGAAGTAATATAGTGTACGAATGAAGTAACATGCAttatgaatgaagtaataaattttacgaatgaagtactatgaacaatctgaaaaatgaagtaacaGGAAACATGATTGAAGTAATATAGTGTACGAATGAAGTAACATGCAttatgaatgaagtaataaattttacGAATGAAGTACTATGAACAATCTGAAAAATGACAAATAGTTTTTATACCTTCTTCCTCATCAATTTTTCTTCCAATAACTGATGTCTTCTTTCGATAATATTTGAGTGTTGCTTTCACTAAAATCAGAAACAAATTTAAGAATTAGATGTTCTTCAAATAGTTCTGCTTTCACTAAAATCAGAAACAATTATAGATAGTTCACTTGGAatactatgttacttcattattaagtgttattaattcatttttagagtctgttacttcagtataatgttttattacttcatttcattcataaaCCCTACTGTTTAAACAGAGCATTTATACCTTCTTCCTCATCAGATTACTATTTCATAACAAATAGTTTTTATCAAATTACTACTTCATAACAAATAGTTTTTATACCTTCTTCCTCATCAATTTTGCTTCCAATAACTGCTGTCTTCTTTCGATAATATTTGAGATCTGCTTTCACTAAAATCAGAAACAAATTTAAGAATTAGATGAAGTAAATTAAGAATAAGAACTCTGGAAAGGTTCAAGGTGTATTACCTTCGCCGGATGTTCTGCCAGAACGTAACTGGTGTCCACTGTTGGTCGACGACTTCCTTGTGTCAGCCATTTCGAATGTTTGATTGTTGACTAATCGACGATTAATCGACTTCCTGGAAATGTCGTCGATTTTACTCCTGGTCGACGATTATCTCGTCGATTTGCAGAAGAGAAACTGTGGAATCCGTcaatttgaagaagaagaagaagatagaggGAGAAAGGACAATGAAGAGAAACCGCGTGAATTGAATGAAGCAAAAGAGAAACGCGGTGAATTGAAGGCGAAAGAGGTGCGAAATTTTGAAGGAGAAAGAGGTGCGCGAAATTTTGAAGACTAAAGTGGTGTGCGAAATTTTTGAAGGCAAAGAGGCGTGCGaaatttttaccataaatggattTTTACCCTAAATTGATTTTGACCAAAATACCCCTTGATTGAAGTAAATTATCTACCTAATGAAGGAgtaaaattaataaagcatGATCTAATATCAGCCATTAAAAATTAGATCTAAGGGCTTAAATTTGGTCTCTaattcggtctttaagagtagatttgtgaataatgagactctatatatatacatacaaatTTCGTCCGCCCCAAACCGCCGCGCCGCGCACCGCCCCCACTATAGGCCGGCGCGCCTATCACCCCGTGGGCACGgcaccggcgcgtcctcgcacatTTCTCGCCGGATGACCGTCCGCTCTGGAAGTTTTGTCCGCCTCGGGgcagaagttttttttttaaaaattaacgcCTATATAAGGgaagaaattataaataaactcatatactatAAATAGAAGGAAATTACAAcggatgtcaagagggctcgaactcgccACCTCATTCAATAATATCTAAGCTTCTTgtcgctaggacaaaggctctggacccGCCTCGGAGCGAAAGTTCTCCCCACTATGGTTAGGAGGGGGCGGTGCCGCGCCGGGAAGGGTAGCACCCttccaatttaaaataaaattttccaatttcatttttttgtgaataaaaTAGCGGCATACCAAATCCTATCTCATTTAGAGAAAAATACTTATATTTGGGAAAAGAAGAAACGGAAGAAGAGAATCCATTCAACCCTAAAATAAATCCCCAAATATTTTTCTCCACACCCAAACTCGAGTACTCTCGCTCTCAAGATTCAAGGAGTCCATACCGAAACTCGAGGATGAGCGGCGGAGATTCAAATCAGCAACAGCAACAACAACAGCAGATGCTGcttcagcagcagcagcagcaattgGCGGCGATGCAGCACTACCATCAATGGTGGATGGCGGTGCAGTACCCGGCCATGGCtatgcagcagcagcagcagcagatgATGTATAACCATCCTTACTTGCCCTACTACCCCCAACAGCAACAACCCAAGCAGTACCCGCCCAAGCAACGCAATCAGATTCAGGCTTCTGCCGAGGACAACAAGACAATCTGGATTGGAGATCTCCAGCCGTGGATGGATGAGGATTATCTCCAATCCTGCTTTTCTCCAACCGGAGAGGTGAGAATTGTCTCGCATCTGAAACCGTAAATTCTATTGCTCTTCTCTACATGTTTTTCCTGCTCGAGATTATTCGTtggttgaatatttttttagctGTAGGGATTCGATATTTTAACTTCGTTGATGTGTTGTAATCTCGAATTCTTTGATTTGATGAATTAGGTTTTAGATCATGCGTGCACAGACACACGCCGCCGCTCTTATAATTTACTTGAATATATAACTAAGGAGAATTCATGTAAAGTTCGGGAACTTATTATTGGAAAAGATTCAATTGATATTAATCACTAGGTTATTATATCATCCTAACTAAATGATGTATATGAAAAATTCATTGGTTGGAGAGAGAGTGCTGAATATTGATAGATATATTAGTTAAAGGAATATGCAGAGAAGAATTGATTTGTGAAGCAAACCACATACCGTTAGATTGTCAATGTAAAGTCTTTTCCTTTTACATCACGATGAAAGGGGATGGAGATAGCATAAAAAGGTGTTCTATCAGTTCAGTACCCAAAAATAGGGTATCTACAATTCGCAACCTAAAAGATGAAAACTACTCTGTATCAATCTATTAGTCTGTGACTAGAAAAGCATGTATTGCAAGAACATATTTTTATGCTGTCGGTCATTGTCACTTCTTTATGTTTGTTATTGGTATATATTTGATATGATTTATTAAATCGAAACATGCAGGTTATTTCTGTAAAGATGATTCGCAATAGACAGACTGGTCTATCAGATAGATATGGATTCATTGAGTTCAGTTCTCATGATGCAGCAGACAATGTTCTGCAGAGCTACAATGGTGCCAAGATGCCTAAGGCTGATCAACCTTTTCGCTTAAACTGGGCTGCCTTTAGCACTAGTGATAGGCGCCCTGAAGCTGGTTCTGAGTTGTCCATATTTGTTGGAGATTTAGCACCTGAAGTTAATGATGAACTGTTGCACGAAACCTTTGCTAGTAGGTATCCATCCGTCAAAGATGCGAAAGTGGTGGTTGATTTAAATACTGGACGTTCGAGAGGTTATGGATTCGTCAGGTTtaatgatgaaaatgaaaagtCTAAAGCAGTGGACGAAATGAATGGTGTTGAATGCTCTAATAGGCCTATGCGAGTTGGTGTTGCAACCCCCAAGAAGTATTCATCTCAGCAACAACATTATTCTCAAGGTGCAATGTCTCTCCTACTAGCATTATATTGCTCTGAATTTTGGGCCAAGAAAACTTCCCCACATTTTAGTTCTTAGGTGTTTTTTTAacataaatattagtagtattatgttTTCACAAGTCTCACAAGTCTCTTTCCCCCAAATATGTCTTGTTTCAATAAATGACTTGCTGCTagtttcttaattttattttattacagGTCTCTTGTGCCTCCATTTATGTTATAAAGTTCATGAAtctgtttctattttaaattaCACTCCACTTCCCATATCATGTACTCCTTGACAAAGTTAAGTTTGAAAACTTGTCAATTTGCATCTTTTAATTCTAATATTTCGTATGGCATGAAAACTTTCTCCCAAAATTTAGtctttcctttctttttattctttgttttgttttgtttggaaaGTTGCTtctttctatatatattttccatatGAGCTATATCTATTCTTATTAGTTAACATTTATTCAAGAATCCTGACTTATTTTGTCTCTACTGGTTGATGTGCTTCAAATGATCCTGTACGTGTAGGTCAATCTGAATATGAGTCATCCAGCACAACTGTAAGTACAGTTCTGATATTGCTAGTTATTGGCAAAATTTTCATGATTAAGCTGATATACCTATGTCTCTTGTAGATTTTTGTTGGAGGACTTGACTCTGAAGTCACTGATGATATGCTCAGAGAGTCTTTTTCTGCATTTGGTGAGCTTGTCTCTGTGAAAATACCAGCTAGAAAGGGATGTGGTTTTGTACAATATGCAATAAGGTAACTTTTTTTGTGTGGTTTCTTTGTGCTAGTGACTGCAACTTCTGAAATCATTCTTATTTACGTTAAGAATTTCTTGAATATGGAGAAGGCGCCGAGCGATATAAATGAAATACTATAtgaatatgtatatatgttgtCTCTTCCAGCAGTTCGATACTGTTTTATGGAGATACTTTTTGTCTTATActacaatttttatttatggGTGGGAAACATGGATTTTCAATCACTAAGCAATAAAATGACCTATATAATTTTGCATTTTAACAGAAGCAATGCTGAGGATGCAATTCACAGATTAAATGGGACAGTTATTGGTAAGCAGAAGGTTCGCCTTTCTTGGGGCCGGAGTTTAAACAACAAGCAGGTAAATTCAATGTCCTGGATAGCAATTGTTTAATATGTTGAGTGAAATATATAGGGCTTGAAATTTATGTAGAGGGCTCCCATGGTATGTTTTATCGGTTAATTTGTGTTTGGCAGCCGAGAGGGGATTATAATCAGTGGAACGCAAGACAAGGATACAACGGATCTGGCTATGGTGGTCCAGGCTATTGGGTGGCTTCTTCAAATGGTAGCAGGAGCCGCGAGCAATCAGTCAGCTAGTCCTAATACAACCACCACGGTCAATGTTGTAGAACCAGTTATCCAGTCAGAGagttttcttcctttttttaaatttaaattgggATTAAAAATTTTGGTGTGGAAGTTTGCTAGAATTGGTTAATTTACTCATTCTTTGTAGGTCTGACGGTCTTAAATTTATTTCACTATGGATTATAAATGGCTTGTTATATTGTGATTTATGAGTTGATATTTTGCTTATGTGCTTTCCACACCTTTTAATAGTGAAATAATAATTAGGCcaaatgtgttttgtgaatttcttaaaatctttTCTTATTGGTTATTTGAATGTAATCAATCCTCTTTTGTTCAAGATTGTCTTTGACTTTGTGTTTGTGTTGGTTAAAAAGGTTGAAGGTAGTAATGATCACTTGATTTGTGATTCGGCCGTAtaataaaatgtttgtttttgtGCCTTCTATATATGTATCACTCactaaattatgaaaaaattatTGTATGATTAATAGTAATTAATGGCTTGTTTCTTCAAGAACAACTACAACTTTGCCTGAGAACTTAGAATCAATTTAGTTTTTTACCCTTGGATTAAAAGTTTTTCGAACCAAACCTTGACAATTAGATTTAGGCAATGTTTTGAAAACCGACGGATAAGCAAATCAACGAAACTTTATTCGTTTATGGTTCAACTGATCCGACCAATTTCAATTATCACTCGGTCACGGTGAACTCCATCAGTATTAAATCCACATTCAGATAAATAAACCTTAATTGTAgattaataatagaaaaaactTTAATCGGATAATGAGTGAAACTTAATTGGGATAAATGAGCACAGCTCTTGCCAACTAAGAATTAcacacttttcattttcttcttttttccccCTCTAATAGTATTCAGTGTGTTAATTCTGTGTTCTGGCTTTTAAATCTTTTTGACATGTGATCTTGGCTTTAGCTCATTTATAAGTGTTCTTTTTTCGGTTACTTGTGTATTTCAATTATAACTTATCTTAACAAAGAAATTATTCTTATAATGCATTACTATTTTCTGCTTGTGAGAGAGCAGAAATATCGTGTCATTAATATCATTGGATCAAATAAAACTGGCAACTGAACTAGTGGCAAAATTAGTTACTACATCTCCAATGAATAAAGTATGagcaaaaataaaagagattagGGGATCTTTCAAAATCTCATCTCAACAACTTGTTTCCTATAAGCAGAGGACAACTGCAATAATTTAGACTAATTT is a window from the Salvia splendens isolate huo1 unplaced genomic scaffold, SspV2 ctg873, whole genome shotgun sequence genome containing:
- the LOC121791680 gene encoding polyadenylate-binding protein RBP47-like → MSGGDSNQQQQQQQQMLLQQQQQQLAAMQHYHQWWMAVQYPAMAMQQQQQQMMYNHPYLPYYPQQQQPKQYPPKQRNQIQASAEDNKTIWIGDLQPWMDEDYLQSCFSPTGEVISVKMIRNRQTGLSDRYGFIEFSSHDAADNVLQSYNGAKMPKADQPFRLNWAAFSTSDRRPEAGSELSIFVGDLAPEVNDELLHETFASRYPSVKDAKVVVDLNTGRSRGYGFVRFNDENEKSKAVDEMNGVECSNRPMRVGVATPKKYSSQQQHYSQGQSEYESSSTTIFVGGLDSEVTDDMLRESFSAFGELVSVKIPARKGCGFVQYAIRSNAEDAIHRLNGTVIGKQKVRLSWGRSLNNKQPRGDYNQWNARQGYNGSGYGGPGYWVASSNGSRSREQSVS